The Silvibacterium dinghuense DNA window AGCCCATCTGGCATGGAACGGAAGTTTCCCTGCGGTAAAACCGTCCAAATATCGGACTAATTTTGTCCTATATCTATATACGACGGTTTTGGTCCCAGTTTCAAGCAGTCTGAGTAAATTTCTTTACGCTTTCAAAAACCGCGATACCTCTCGCGAGCGTGGCTTCTCTGAATCGCGGATCAAGCCGCGTTCCGCTGCCGCAGGAGTTGCTGCTTTAAGAAGCTTTCCCGGCACGGCGCCAAATCCGACTAATGAGCTGTCACGTGCACGTACTCATGACAAAGGCCGGAGCTCACGCTCCGGCCTTTGCTACTCCACGCATCGTTAATCGAGGTAGGGCCAGCCGTCCGATGTGAATGCAATCCGGTTAATCCCAAGTGTCGGGGTACCGCTGTTGTTTCCATCGTAGTAGTGATAGACAAACGTAGGCTTGCTCGATGTCCCGGCAGTCCCGGTATCCGTATAGACGCTCCCGCCTCCGGGGCCAATCACATTCCCATGCGTGCTCACCAGGATGGTGCCACCGCCTGCCGTCAACGCTATACCGCCGCGATCGTAATAAGGCCCTGTCACGCTCGTCGACCGCCCATAGATCGTGCGATATGTGCTGCTCGTTCCCTCACAGCAGACATTGATCGGAGCGAAGTAGTAATAGTAGCCGTTGTAGTAATAAATGAATGGCCCCTCTTCGCCGGCGCTGCGGGAGGCGATCGTGTACATCGTCGAGTTCAGCCGCAGTCCAGTCGACGGATCCAGCTGCACCAGATGTGTGCCATCCTGCCATGAACCAAAAACCATCCACCAGTTGCCGCTCGCATCCACAAACGGTGCCGGATCAATCGCGTTGTATGTCGTGCCAGCAGTAAAACCCCATGGATTCGTCGATGGCACCGCGCTTGAACTTGTCCACGACGAAACCACCCATCCTTTGTCAGTCCAGGGTCCATACGGCGTCGTGCTCGTCGCCACTCCTATAATCGCTTCCGCGCCCGTAGAGGGTTCATACGGAATCGAATAGTACTGGTAATAGGTTCCACCGCTGTACAGCAGACTTGGCGCCCACACATCGATGTTTTCGCCATTATTCTCGGAAGGCGGCGTCTGCAGTCCCGACCATGACGAAAAATCCGGCCCGATGATAGGACAATGGCTGTCGTCCGTAATCCAATATCCACCTTCCGTCGCCGTGCATGCTCCATAGGGTGTGCTCTCGGTTGTCAGCGTAAACTTCAACCCATCGGTCGAATATGCAATCGTCTGGTGCGTTCCGTACAGCCAGTAGAAGTGGGTCGTAGGATCCTGCAGCATGTATGGATCATGGACATAGATGCCTGTGCCGCTCACAGTAATTGGCGTCGGATACGGGCTCGTTCCCGTATTCACCAGCTCCCACTCCTGGCAGGTGCATCCGGTTGAGGTCCATTGGTCGATTGTGGCGCTTGTTGACGTGCTCGCGTCATAAACCTCGAGATACTTGTTGCTGTTCACGTTCTGGATCAGGTAATTTCCGTCGGAAGCCTGAGTAATCGTCCACAAATGGTCTGCTGTGCCGTTGTCGGCGTACTGCACAATCTGTGCGCCGTCCGCTGTCGAGGCATCCGACACTCCCAGCACCTGATGTGTCGCCATGTTTTCGATGTTGTATTCGCCATTTCCCATCGGCATGAAGTGCCACAGATGATCGGTTGTACCGTTGTCTGTCCACTGCACCACATCGGTTCCCGCTGTCTGGCTGATATCGGAAATGCCCAGCACCAGTCCGCTGTTTACGTTCTCCAGTTTGAATTCCACGCTTGTGTCTACAGTGACCTGCGCACGCCCCAGCGTCACAAGCCCTATCCATACCGCCAATACCATTGCTGCGTATTTCATGAATCGCTCCTTGCGCGAAGTGAAAGTCCGCTACGGCACTATCTGGAGAAGCCAGCGAAGCCCGCGAAAAGCATGGCGAACCGCCGGCAAGGAATCAGCCGGAATTGCGATTTTCAGGAATCGTTTTCTTAAAAACTGCGAGACTCTCTCTGCCGGCGAAGTATAGGAAGACAGAAAATCAGCTGTCAATTTAATAATTCGCGCACGTAGGACTGCTTTTGGCCGCTGCTCCCAGGCTCAAGAATCCTTACGCATAAGGATTTCAGGAATCGTTTTCTTATTTGAAATTCCCTTTTGAAGCCCTTTGCGCTGGAAGAGAGATTTCTCCGGTCTATTCCTTTGTTATCCAGACAAAGCTTCCGTATCCAGCAGCAAGCGGCGTGCCTGGGGTCATGCAACGATGCCGCACCTATCCTAGGTGCGGCATCGTTGTTACTTTTTATCGTCTCTTACGGCACTTGCAACGAAAATAGCTTCCACTTGCAAATAATCCGGCAACGCACAAAAGAGCTCTGATGTTATCGAGGTGATGCTCTAGCTGCAGCCGGAAGTAGATCCGCAGCTCATGCAGCGGTAGCAACTCCCATTGCGAACCATAATGGCTCCGCAGGTATGGCAGCTTGGCGCATCGCCCATGTCATACATCTCGCGCATGGCATCGGCTGCGTGAAAGACTCCACGATCCTCAACCTTGTCCGAAGTGCGCACCGCAGGCGAACCAACTTCCGGCAGCAAGCCGCCCTGCGGCGCAGAGGTCGCCCCCATACCACGCGCAGGCTCATGCTGCTCGGGCGCGATCGGCGCTGCTCCCGCTGGAACAAAGCCGGCGAAGAGGCTCAACTGCTGGCCTGACAGGAAGCGCAACTGCAGCCAGCGGAAGATATAGTCCATGATCGACTTCGCATAGCCGATCTGCTCGTTGCCTGTCCATCCCGATGGCTCAAAGCGCGAGTGCGCGAACTTCTCGCACAGGACTTTGAGCGGAACTCCATGCTGGAGAGCGAGAGAAATAGCAGTGGCAAAGCTATCCATCAGGCCCGATACGGTGGAGCCCTCCTTCGCCATCTTGATGAAGATCTCACCCGGCTGCCCATTCGGATAGAGGCCGACAGTGATGTAGCCTTCATGGCCGGCCAGACCAAACTTATGCGTCAGCGAAGCACGCTCTTCCGGCAGACGATGACGAACCGCACGCGGCGGCGCGCCCACATCCTGGTCCTGCGCAGACGGCGGATTGCTTCGCGTGGCAACACCTGCCACCGCACCACTGCTAAGAGCGCTGATCGTCGCGGCAAAGGCGCCGGTCGCATCGATAACCGACTTCGCCGTGACCTCGATGCGTTCGGCAACCTTGCCTTCGAGCGTCTTCAGGTCAGCGACCTCAGCCGGCTTGCCGAAGGCGAGCGCAGTGAGTACACGCTCGGCCGCGGCATTGAGTTCCACCGTCGCGCCATCCTTCTTGATCTCCTTGGCCTTGTTGCCGTCGGAGACATTGAGCGGCTGCGCGCCCTTCGAACCATCGCGATAGATCGCGACAGCCTTCAATCCCTGGCGCCAGCTCTCGGTATAGGCCTCGGCGATGTCGTCGATCGTGCAATCGTGCGGCAGGTTGACGGTCTTTGAGATCGCGCCCGAGAGAAACGGTTGCGTGGCCGACATCATCTTGATGTGGCCCATGTAGTGAATCGAGCGCGTGCCCTTGGCCGGCTTGAACGAGCAATCGAAGACGGCCAGATGCTCGGGCTTGATGCCGGGCGCACCCTCAATGGTTCCCGTGGCATCGATGTAGCTGACGATCACGTCCACCTGGTCGTTGTTGTAGCCGAGCTTGAAGAGCGCAGCCGGGACCGTGTTGTTCACGATCTTGATCATGCCGCCGCCGACCAGCTTCTTATACTTCACCAGTGCAAGATCGGGCTCGATGCCGGTGGTGTCGCAATCCATCATGAAGCCGATGGTTCCCGTCGGAGCAAGCACCGTCACCTGCGAGTTGCGATAGCCGTGCTTCTCGCCGTGCGCGAGCGCCTTGTCCCAGCAATCCTTCGAGGCCACGATGAGCGCGTCGAGCTGGGGCACAACGAAAGGCTCGGCACTCGTCTTCGATTTGCCGATGTGGTTCACTTCGGCGCGATGCATACGGATGACGTCGAGGAACGGCTCGCGGTTGACATAGAAGCCGGGGCAGGCTCCGCCTTCGTGCGCGGTGGAAGCCGTCAGCGGCGTGGCCGAGGCCAGCGCCGGGCACTTCTCCGCAATGCGCGAAGACTGCAGGTACGCCTCACCGCACATGATGGCAGTGAGCGTCGCGGCGAAGTCGCGGCCCGCGTCCGAGTCATACGGCAGGCCGAAGGCCATCAACAGCGCACCGAGGTTTGCGTAGCCGAGACCCAGCGGACGATAGTCATGCGAGTTGCGGCCGATCATCTCCGTCGGATAACCGGAGTTATCGACGAGAATCTCCATCGCCGTAATCATGATGTCGATCGCTGTGCGATACGCCTCGATATCGAATGTGCCTGCCGGAGTTACAAATTTCAGCAGGTTGAAGCTCGCCAGGTTGCAGGCCGAGTTATCGAGGAACATGTACTCCGAGCAGGGATTCGAGGCATGGATGCGCGCCGTGTTCTTCGACGTGTGCCACTTGTTGATGGTGGTGTCGTACTGCATGCCCGGATCGCCGCACTGCCAGGTGGCTTCGGCAATCTTGTGCATCAGATCGCGCGCCTTATAGCTCTTCACCGGCGCGCCATCCTTCACTGCCTTCGTCGAGAACTCGCCGTCCTTCTCCACTGCGCGCATGAACTCGTCGTTGACGCGCACGGAGTTGTTCGCATTCTGGAAGAAGATCGAGCTGTAAGCCTCGGAGTCCGGGCCTGACGAGCCGTCGTAGCCCTCGCGCATCAGCGCCCAGGCCTTGGCCTCTTCCTTCATCTTGCATTCGACGAAATCGACAATATCCGGATGGTCGACGTTGAGGATCACCATCTTCGCTGCGCGACGTGTCTTGCCGCCGGACTTGATGACGCCAGCGAAGGCGTCGAAGCCGCGCATGAAGCTCAGCGGACCGGAGGCCGTGCCGCCGCCCGAGAGCAGCTCCATCGAGCCGCGCAGCGTGGAGAGATTGGTGCCCGTGCCCGAGCCCCACTTGAAGAGCATGCCCTCGGTCTTGGCCAGAGTCAGGATCGAATCCAGCGAGTCCTCGACTGCATTGATGAAGCAGGCCGAGCACTGCGGCTTGCGATAGCCGGTCACCGAAAACTCAACAGCACACGTGTGCTGGTTCCAGTGCCAGTTCTGCGCGTCGGAATTCGGCTCCAGCCGGTCGCACCCCACGTTGAACCACACCGGCGAGTTGAAGGCCGCCTTCTGCGTCACCAGCAGGTGGGCGAGCTCGTCGTGAAAGATCGCTGCATCTTCCGCCGTGGCGAAGTAGCCGCCATTCAGTCCCCAGTCGCGAACGGTCTCGGCCACGCGGCTTACGAGCTGGCGAACGCCGGTCTCGCGCTCAGGCGTGTCGAGCTGGCCGTGCAGATACTTCGAGGCGACGATATTGGTCGCCGTCATCGACCAGTCGACCGGCACCTCCACGCCCTTCTGCTCGAAGATCGTCTTGCCGGAAGCATCCGTAATCGCTGCGGTGCGGTGTTCCCAGTGCACCTCGTCGTAGGGCGAAACATTCTCCTTGGAGAAAAAGCGCTCGAAGCGCAGCGCATGGCTCGCAGCTGCGCGTCCCGCATCGCTGACAGTTGTGGAAGCGGTGGCTACCGTTTTTTTTGTGGCCTCTGCCATAAAGTCCTAACTCCTTCCAAAGGGGAGGTTCCATGTCGAACGGCCACGCATCCGCGGCCAAAACGTTAACGCTGCGATCAACAGGTGGATCGCAAGAAAAACAAGGTCGAACTGGAAAATTGGCGTCGGGATTCACAGGTTGCCGGGCTTCAGCCGCTCTCTGGCCGTGCTCAGCATCAGCGTTCGAAGGTCCCGGGGCCGCCACCGATACCACCGGCCGCAGTACGGAAAGTACCTCTGTGAATGGTATGTGTCAAGCCACAACCACTACATCTAGTATACGCCGCGCACCAGAACAGCTACGTCCCTCATTTTCCGGGGATTCTCCTGTGGAAGAATCCGCCCCCCTACGGCGGAGGCGGCCCCGGCAACTTCATGAGCTGCGTCTGCGGTTTAGGGCCAGGCCACACAATTACTATTCAGTAAACAAATTCCGCACGCAGGTAAGCGGCATCCGGCTCACCGAACGAGCCTAGAGCCTGTTATGAACTTTCGCGCGGCGGACGCTGGGAGCCAATTTTTACGAGATCGAGGAGCGAGTTGCGACGGATATCGGGCTATATCCGAGCAGCGAGCGACGAAGAGATCGGGAAAATTGGCCCCAGCCCTGAAGGGTTGCGGGGAAAATCGGCCCATACTTCGTTGTCGGCCTCACCTAGGAATAGCCTAAGCCTTCGTCCTCCGCCTCGTCTCCCACCCCACGGACCAGGACCTGTCCGTGGGGACCCCGGTCTTGGCCGATTTTCCCACGC harbors:
- a CDS encoding family 43 glycosylhydrolase, which codes for MKYAAMVLAVWIGLVTLGRAQVTVDTSVEFKLENVNSGLVLGISDISQTAGTDVVQWTDNGTTDHLWHFMPMGNGEYNIENMATHQVLGVSDASTADGAQIVQYADNGTADHLWTITQASDGNYLIQNVNSNKYLEVYDASTSTSATIDQWTSTGCTCQEWELVNTGTSPYPTPITVSGTGIYVHDPYMLQDPTTHFYWLYGTHQTIAYSTDGLKFTLTTESTPYGACTATEGGYWITDDSHCPIIGPDFSSWSGLQTPPSENNGENIDVWAPSLLYSGGTYYQYYSIPYEPSTGAEAIIGVATSTTPYGPWTDKGWVVSSWTSSSAVPSTNPWGFTAGTTYNAIDPAPFVDASGNWWMVFGSWQDGTHLVQLDPSTGLRLNSTMYTIASRSAGEEGPFIYYYNGYYYYFAPINVCCEGTSSTYRTIYGRSTSVTGPYYDRGGIALTAGGGTILVSTHGNVIGPGGGSVYTDTGTAGTSSKPTFVYHYYDGNNSGTPTLGINRIAFTSDGWPYLD
- a CDS encoding vitamin B12-dependent ribonucleotide reductase; protein product: MAEATKKTVATASTTVSDAGRAAASHALRFERFFSKENVSPYDEVHWEHRTAAITDASGKTIFEQKGVEVPVDWSMTATNIVASKYLHGQLDTPERETGVRQLVSRVAETVRDWGLNGGYFATAEDAAIFHDELAHLLVTQKAAFNSPVWFNVGCDRLEPNSDAQNWHWNQHTCAVEFSVTGYRKPQCSACFINAVEDSLDSILTLAKTEGMLFKWGSGTGTNLSTLRGSMELLSGGGTASGPLSFMRGFDAFAGVIKSGGKTRRAAKMVILNVDHPDIVDFVECKMKEEAKAWALMREGYDGSSGPDSEAYSSIFFQNANNSVRVNDEFMRAVEKDGEFSTKAVKDGAPVKSYKARDLMHKIAEATWQCGDPGMQYDTTINKWHTSKNTARIHASNPCSEYMFLDNSACNLASFNLLKFVTPAGTFDIEAYRTAIDIMITAMEILVDNSGYPTEMIGRNSHDYRPLGLGYANLGALLMAFGLPYDSDAGRDFAATLTAIMCGEAYLQSSRIAEKCPALASATPLTASTAHEGGACPGFYVNREPFLDVIRMHRAEVNHIGKSKTSAEPFVVPQLDALIVASKDCWDKALAHGEKHGYRNSQVTVLAPTGTIGFMMDCDTTGIEPDLALVKYKKLVGGGMIKIVNNTVPAALFKLGYNNDQVDVIVSYIDATGTIEGAPGIKPEHLAVFDCSFKPAKGTRSIHYMGHIKMMSATQPFLSGAISKTVNLPHDCTIDDIAEAYTESWRQGLKAVAIYRDGSKGAQPLNVSDGNKAKEIKKDGATVELNAAAERVLTALAFGKPAEVADLKTLEGKVAERIEVTAKSVIDATGAFAATISALSSGAVAGVATRSNPPSAQDQDVGAPPRAVRHRLPEERASLTHKFGLAGHEGYITVGLYPNGQPGEIFIKMAKEGSTVSGLMDSFATAISLALQHGVPLKVLCEKFAHSRFEPSGWTGNEQIGYAKSIMDYIFRWLQLRFLSGQQLSLFAGFVPAGAAPIAPEQHEPARGMGATSAPQGGLLPEVGSPAVRTSDKVEDRGVFHAADAMREMYDMGDAPSCHTCGAIMVRNGSCYRCMSCGSTSGCS